Part of the Gemmatimonadota bacterium genome, ACCAATGGCTGGGGCGGGCGTTCCAACCAGACGGATCTGGGGACGCGCGAACTTGTTGACTTGCTTATCTATGGCTTTGAACGCGGTGTTACATTTTGGGATAGTGCCGATCAATACGGCAGTCATGCCCATCTCGCAGGCGCGTTGGAGTATATCGATCGCGAGCGGGTTGTGATTACATCCAAGATCCGTGCGAAAACAGCCTATGAGGCAGAGCGCGATATGGATCGCATTTTGGGCGAGTTAAATACGGATTATATCGATGTTGTTCTTATGCATTGTTTGACAGATGAAGACTGGCCCAGTTCCTATCGGGGTGTTATGGATGTTCTCGCGGATAGAAAGCAAAAAGGCATCATTCGCGCACACGGTGTTTCCTGTCACGATATTGATGCCTTCCAGCGTGCAGCTATTACCTCATGGGTGGATGTTGTTTTGGCGCGTATTAACTATGCTGGGAAGAATATGGATGGGTCACCCGAACGCGTTGTTCCCATTCTGGAAGAGATGGATGCCAATGATATCGGCGTTTACGGGATGAAAGTCGTGGGCCGCGGCGACCTGCCCGCTCGCGATGCCATTCACTATGTTCTCGATATTCCAGCGATTGACGCGATTACTGTTGGGATGATGAATCGCAGCGAAATCGACGAGAATATCGGCCATGTCGAAGCGCATAGCACTGTGTTGCTGCCTGTTTAAATGAGATGTGAGAGGGTAGGGCGGTCCTCTTACCTCTCACCTGCTTCTCTCCTCTATCCG contains:
- a CDS encoding aldo/keto reductase, encoding MKTVELGTTGILVSQLSFGTGTNGWGGRSNQTDLGTRELVDLLIYGFERGVTFWDSADQYGSHAHLAGALEYIDRERVVITSKIRAKTAYEAERDMDRILGELNTDYIDVVLMHCLTDEDWPSSYRGVMDVLADRKQKGIIRAHGVSCHDIDAFQRAAITSWVDVVLARINYAGKNMDGSPERVVPILEEMDANDIGVYGMKVVGRGDLPARDAIHYVLDIPAIDAITVGMMNRSEIDENIGHVEAHSTVLLPV